One window of Trifolium pratense cultivar HEN17-A07 linkage group LG5, ARS_RC_1.1, whole genome shotgun sequence genomic DNA carries:
- the LOC123886358 gene encoding uncharacterized protein LOC123886358, with the protein MVLRRSDGSVVGAATRIHSGSTDVVTGEALGLYDGIDWIEKFDVHQVIIEMDSQLLVNAVKGKTLIRKNWGCVVRRCIKLLEDNPNIDIRWVKRSANRVAHDMANWAEIEPNREWGNDVPLCIWPFIQKIRVL; encoded by the coding sequence ATGGTCTTGAGACGGTCGGATGGAAGTGTCGTCGGAGCTGCAACTCGCATTCATAGTGGATCGACTGATGTTGTTACGGGAGAAGCTTTGGGTTTGTACGATGGCATTGACTGGATCGAAAAATTTGATGTACACCAGGTGATTATAGAGATGGACTCTCAGCTCCTTGTTAACGCCGTTAAAGGAAAAACTCTGATTAGGAAGAACTGGGGTTGTGTGGTTCGGCGATGCATCAAGCTCTTAGAAGATAACCCTAACATTGATATTAGATGGGTTAAGCGTTCTGCCAATAGAGTTGCCCATGATATGGCCAATTGGGCCGAAATAGAGCCTAATAGAGAGTGGGGTAATGATGTACCTTTGTGTATCTGGCCTTTTATCCAAAAGATAAGGGTCCTGTAA